Proteins encoded in a region of the Oncorhynchus gorbuscha isolate QuinsamMale2020 ecotype Even-year linkage group LG16, OgorEven_v1.0, whole genome shotgun sequence genome:
- the LOC123999312 gene encoding leucine-rich repeat-containing protein 4B-like, whose product MRITTVTCLPCPSPLLLLLVQLLLRLLLSGPEFVEAASPCPTHCSCSNQASRVICTRQSLDGVPESISVNTRYLNLQENSIEVIKSDTFKHLRHLEILQLSKNKISQIEVGAFNGLPNLNTLELFDNRLTLVPSQAFEYLSKLRELWLRNNPIETLPGYAFHRVPSLRRLDLGELKKLDYISDAAFVGLVNLRYLNLGMCGLKDIPNLTALVRLEELELSGNRLEIIRPGSFQGLVSLRKLWLMHSQVKVIERNAFDDLKNLEELNLSHNSLHSLPHDLFTPLHQLERVHLNHNPWVCNCDVLWLSWWLKETVPSNTTCCARCHAPPGLKGRYIGELDQSHFTCYAPVIVEPPTDLNVTEGMAAELKCRTGTTMTSVNWLTPNGTLMTHGSYRVRISVLHDGTLNFTNVTLRDTGQYTCMVTNSAGNTTATAVLNVTAADVGVSYFTTVTVETVEPNEGPTVYAGVMNSHNESYVITPSGHQWRGGLPTTASSLSAWSLSSSRATRPTFTVPITAETGYSGLDDVMKTTKIIIGCFVAITFMAAVMLVVFYKLRKQHQLHKHHGPARAIEIINVEDEIGAGAGGRGSGISGGGTVSRDGGGGGGVGGGQSLRMHHPEMVNLPNLARQEHLNHYYKAHHFNNNMMGLGMGLNNNNNPSLSPCSQSTPNSCAQGPTSTSGGTPTGGLLPSPVPLPQLGIHSSLKGLMGKGQNPQIEPLLFKSGSKENVQETQI is encoded by the exons ATGCGCATCACCACGGTGACCTGCCttccctgcccctctcccctcctcctcctattggtCCAGCTGCTACTGCGGCTCCTCCTCTCTGGGCCAGAATTTGTAGAGGCCGCCTCCCCCTGCCCCACCCATTGCAGCTGCTCCAATCAGGCCAGTCGAGTCATCTGTACAAGACAGAGTCTGGATGGGGTGCCTGAGAGCATATCAGTCAACACACGATACCTCAACCTGCAGGAGAATTCAATAGAG GTTATCAAGTCAGACACCTTCAAGCACTTGAGGCACCTTGAGATCCTGCAGCTGTCTAAGAACAAAATCAGTCAGATTGAGGTGGGAGCATTCAATGGCCTGCCCAACCTCAATACGCTGGAGCTGTTTGACAACCGCCTCACCCTGGTCCCCTCACAGGCCTTCGAGTACCTCAGCAAGCTGCGGGAGCTGTGGTTACGGAACAACCCCATCGAGACGCTGCCGGGCTACGCCTTCCACCGCGTGCCCTCGCTGCGCCGGCTGGACCTGGGAGAGCTCAAGAAGCTGGACTACATCTCAGACGCCGCCTTCGTGGGCCTGGTCAACCTGCGCTACCTGAACCTGGGCATGTGTGGTCTGAAGGACATCCCCAACCTGACGGCCCTGGTGCGTCTGGAGGAGCTGGAGCTGTCTGGGAACCGTCTGGAGATCATCCGGCCTGGCTCCTTCCAGGGCCTGGTGTCGCTCCGTAAGCTGTGGCTCATGCACTCGCAAGTGAAGGTCATCGAGCGCAACGCCTTCGACGACCTGAAGAACCTGGAGGAGCTCAACCTTTCCCACAACTCCCTGCACTCGCTGCCCCATGACCTCTTCACCCCACTGCACCAGCTGGAGCGGGTGCACCTCAACCACAACCCCTGGGTGTGCAACTGTGACGTGCTGTGGCTCAGCTGGTGGCTGAAGGAGACGGTGCCCAGTAACACTACGTGCTGCGCCCGCTGCCACGCTCCCCCTGGCCTGAAGGGCAGGTACATCGGGGAGCTGGACCAGAGTCACTTCACCTGCTACGCTCCCGTCATCGTGGAGCCGCCCACCGACCTCAACGTTACCGAGGGCATGGCTGCAGAGCTGAAGTGTCGCACGGGCACCACCATGACCTCGGTCAACTGGCTCACGCCTAACGGCACCCTGATGACCCACGGCTCCTACCGGGTCCGGATCTCCGTGCTGCACGATGGTACGCTCAACTTTACCAACGTCACGCTGAGGGACACGGGTCAGTACACCTGCATGGTGACCAACTCGGCTGGCAACACCACGGCAACCGCCGTGCTTAATGTCACTGCCGCCGATGTTGGCGTCAGCTACTTCACTACTGTCACCGTGGAGACGGTGGAGCCCAACGAGGGCCCGACAGTCTACGCGGGCGTCATGAACAGCCACAACGAGTCATACGTCATTACCCCGTCTGGCCACCAGTGGAGGGGGGGGCTCCCTACCACCGCCTCCTCCCTGTCAGCCTGGTCCTTGTCCTCATCCCGGGCCACCCGGCCCACCTTTACTGTGCCCATCACTGCCGAGACGGGCTATTCTGGCCTTGATGACGTGATGAAGACCACCAAGATCATCATTGGCTGCTTTGTGGCCATTACCTTCATGGCAGCCGTGATGCTGGTGGTCTTCTACAAGCTGAGGAAGCAGCACCAGCTGCACAAGCACCACGGCCCCGCCCGCGCCATCGAGATCATCAATGTGGAGGACGAGATTGGCGCCGGTGCTGGTGGACGTGGGAGCGGCATCTCAGGTGGCGGCACCGTCTCTCGGGatggaggcggagggggaggagtaggaggagggcaGAGCCTGAGGATGCATCACCCGGAGATGGTCAACCTACCCAACCTGGCCAGACAGGAGCACCTCAACCACTACTACAAGGCCCACCACTTCAACAACAACATGATGGGCCTGGGCATgggcctcaacaacaacaacaacccctccctctccccctgttcccAGAGCACCCCCAACTCCTGCGCACAGGGACCCACCTCCACCAGCGGTGGCACCCCCACGGGTGGCTTGCTGCCCTCCCCTGTGCCCCTGCCCCAGCTGGGCATCCACAGCTCTCTGAAGGGGCTCATGGGGAAAGGCCAGAACCCTCAGATCGAGCCTCTGCTCTTCAAGAGTGGCTCCAAGGAGAATGTGCAAGAGACTCAgatctga